The region CCGAAAGCGATTTTACAGAGATTACTGTGTGTAAATTTTGATTTTCATCAATGCCAAACCATGGTTCTTTCGAGTCCCAAGAGCCACTTTTTAAATTTAAAATATGCTCATTTGGATTTTTGGTTGAAACTATCTCAAAGATCGTTTTTTCAGGGCTACTCAGCCCAAGGTTATTACCGATCTCATCTATCTCATCATATATATTTTTCTCTTTGCTCATCTTCTTCTCTCATCCAGCCAGACCATCACGCCTTTTTGGGCATGGAGTCTGTTTTCAGCCTCGCTAAAAATTTCATCCGCGTGCTTCTCAAAAACTGCCTCGCTCACCTCGTAGCCTCTATAAGCTGGCAAGCAGTGCAAAAATATCGCATCTTTTTTAGCTAAGCTCATCAAATTTTCATCCACGCAGTATCCAGCAAAGTCTTTTAGCCTCTTTTCTTTCTCAGCCTCTTGCCCCATCGATACCCAAGTATCTGTAGTCACTACATCGGCACCATTTACCGCTTCTTTTATATCATTTGTGATAAAAATTTTTGCACCTGAAATTTTTGCGTTTTCATTAGCCATCTTTAAAATTTCTGCATCCACTTCGTAGCCTTTTGGCGTGGCTACTCTTAGCTCAAGTCCTAGCTTACTTGCTAGCATGAGCCACGAGTGAGTCATGTTGTTGCCATCTCCTACGTATGCGACCTTTTCACCTGCGCTAAATTCAAGCATCGTAAGATAATCCGCCATTAGCTGCACTGGGTGAAATTTATCGCTTAAGCCGTTTATCACTGGCACGCTTGAAAATTTAGCAAATTCTTCTAGCGTCTCGTGTTTATCGACCCTTAGCATAGCCATGTCACACATCCTGCTTATCACTCTGGCAGTGTCACGGATTGGCTCGCCACGGCCTATTTGTATATCATTTTTACTTAAAAATAGCGCATATCCGCCAAGCTCATGCATGCCTACATCAAAGCTTACCCTAGTTCTAGTTGAGCTTTTTTCAAATATCATCGCAAGCTTTTGATCTTTAAGATATGGCTTAAATTCTCTAGCCTTCGCCTCTTTTTTGATCTTACGGGCTAAATTTATCATCTGTTCGATCTCATCTTTACTAAAGTCGTTTAGCGTCAAAAAGTGCCTCATCTTAGCCCCTTAAAATTTTGGCTGCTTCTTTTGCGTGATATGAAATGATCAAATTTGCCCCTGCTCTTTTAAAGCCAATCAAAGTCTCCATCATAACGCGATCATAGTCTATGATGCCAGCTTTTGCGCCAGCTTTTAGCAGCGCGTACTCACCGCTTACGTTATAGACACAAAGTGGTAGAAGTGTTAAATTTCTAAGCTCTCTAACTACGTCAAGATAGGCAAGCGCTGGCTTTACCATCAAGATATCAGCGCCTTGTGCCTCGTCCTGCAAGCTCTCATTGATAGCCTCTAGGCGGTTTGCGCTGTCCATTTGGTAGCTCTTTCTATCGCCAAAGCTTGGAGCGCTTTGCGCCACATCGCGAAATGGTCCGTAGTAGGCTGAGGCAAATTTAGTCGAGTATGCCATCACTGGTAAATTCTCAAAGCCGTTGCTATCAAGTGCCTCTCTTAGCGTTGCAATGATGCCATCCATCATACCGCTTGGTGCGATCATATCGGCCCCATTTTGAGCGTGTATCAAGGCTTGTTTGGCTGAAATTTCAAGTGTGGCATCGTTGTCGATGGTGTTATGTACGTGATCGATTATGCCGCAGTGGCCGTGGTCTGTGTACTCGCAAAAGCAAAGATCAGTGACGACTACCAAATTTGGAAATTTATCTTTTATGGCTCTAAGCGCAGTTGCGATAATGCCGTCATTACTTAGTGCGTCACTGCCAACGCTATCTTTTAGGCTTGGTATGCCAAATAAAATGATCGATTTTATGCCTAAATTTACTATCTCTTTGCACTCTTTTAAAATTTCATCGATACTCATTTGATAAACGCCCGGCATCGAAGCGATCTCGTTTTTAACGCCTTTGCCCTCGACTACAAAGAGTGGATAGATAAAGTCATTTACGCTAAGGCTAGTCTCTCTTACCATGTCTCTTAAAGCTGGATTTATTCTTAATCTTCTAAAACGTTTAAACATATTTTTGCCTTTTCTTTGTTAAAATGCGTGATTTTTAGCTAGTTTAGCACAGTTGGAGTAAATTTAAAATGAAAATAGAAATTTCAAACGCTGCAAATCTACCTTCAAGATTTGGCACTTATAAGGTTCAAGCCTTCAAAGAAGGGGTAAAAGAGCACCTCGTGATCTACAAAGAGCCTTTGAGCGAAGTGGTAAATCTTAGAATTCACTCCGAATGCCTAACTGGCGATGCGATCGGAAGCCTAAAGTGCGACTGCCGCGACCAGCTCGAAGCGAGCCTAAAATATATCGAAGAAAATGGTGGCATGGTCATCTACCTGCGTCAAGAGGGCAGAAATATCGGGCTTTTAAATAAGATAAACGCTTATAGCCTCCAAGATAAGGGCTTTGACACGATAGAAGCCAATCACCAGCTAGGTTTTAAAGCCGATGAGAGGACTTATGAAGTGGTTGATTTTATCCTAAATCACTACGGCATAAAAGAGGTAAATTTGCTCACAAACAACCCTTTAAAACTTCACGGACTAAGCTCAGTAAAGATTGTAAAACGCGTGCCTATCGTCATCAAGCCAAATAAATTTAACGAAGGCTACTTGAAAGTAAAAAAAGAGCAAATGGGACACATCCTGTGATGAAAAATGAGCTTTATTTGCCAGCTGAATTTGACGAAAAAGTAAAGGCTTACGCTCAAACTTTTGCTAAATTTAACAAAGTTCATAGCTTAAGCAATTATAAAGACATAAGCGAGCAGGTGCTTGATAGTATTAGACCGCTTGAAATTTTTGACCTAAATGCCAAAACAGCGATCGATGTAGGTAGCGGAGCTGGCTTTCCAGCGATATTTTTAGCCCTTGCGATGCCGCGCACTAAGTGGCACCTTTTTGAGCCGATAGCCAAAAAGTCATCATTTCTAAGCTACGCTAAGATCGAGCTTGGCTTGCAAAATTTAGAAGTTCATAGCCAAAAGATCGAGCTTACAGATAAATTTACGGCTGATCTCATCACCTCAAGGGCGCTTAGCAAGACAAAAGAGCTTATAAAAATTTGCGAGGGATTTTACGATGAAAATACTAAATTTCTCATCTACAAGGGCTCAAGTGTCA is a window of Campylobacter concisus DNA encoding:
- the hemB gene encoding porphobilinogen synthase, whose amino-acid sequence is MFKRFRRLRINPALRDMVRETSLSVNDFIYPLFVVEGKGVKNEIASMPGVYQMSIDEILKECKEIVNLGIKSIILFGIPSLKDSVGSDALSNDGIIATALRAIKDKFPNLVVVTDLCFCEYTDHGHCGIIDHVHNTIDNDATLEISAKQALIHAQNGADMIAPSGMMDGIIATLREALDSNGFENLPVMAYSTKFASAYYGPFRDVAQSAPSFGDRKSYQMDSANRLEAINESLQDEAQGADILMVKPALAYLDVVRELRNLTLLPLCVYNVSGEYALLKAGAKAGIIDYDRVMMETLIGFKRAGANLIISYHAKEAAKILRG
- the ribA gene encoding GTP cyclohydrolase II, producing the protein MKIEISNAANLPSRFGTYKVQAFKEGVKEHLVIYKEPLSEVVNLRIHSECLTGDAIGSLKCDCRDQLEASLKYIEENGGMVIYLRQEGRNIGLLNKINAYSLQDKGFDTIEANHQLGFKADERTYEVVDFILNHYGIKEVNLLTNNPLKLHGLSSVKIVKRVPIVIKPNKFNEGYLKVKKEQMGHIL
- the argF gene encoding ornithine carbamoyltransferase, which codes for MRHFLTLNDFSKDEIEQMINLARKIKKEAKAREFKPYLKDQKLAMIFEKSSTRTRVSFDVGMHELGGYALFLSKNDIQIGRGEPIRDTARVISRMCDMAMLRVDKHETLEEFAKFSSVPVINGLSDKFHPVQLMADYLTMLEFSAGEKVAYVGDGNNMTHSWLMLASKLGLELRVATPKGYEVDAEILKMANENAKISGAKIFITNDIKEAVNGADVVTTDTWVSMGQEAEKEKRLKDFAGYCVDENLMSLAKKDAIFLHCLPAYRGYEVSEAVFEKHADEIFSEAENRLHAQKGVMVWLDERRR
- the rsmG gene encoding 16S rRNA (guanine(527)-N(7))-methyltransferase RsmG, which gives rise to MKNELYLPAEFDEKVKAYAQTFAKFNKVHSLSNYKDISEQVLDSIRPLEIFDLNAKTAIDVGSGAGFPAIFLALAMPRTKWHLFEPIAKKSSFLSYAKIELGLQNLEVHSQKIELTDKFTADLITSRALSKTKELIKICEGFYDENTKFLIYKGSSVMDEISGIDAQIYNEKNRNYIYFNLKNQGEIR